The Falsibacillus pallidus genome has a segment encoding these proteins:
- a CDS encoding amino acid ABC transporter ATP-binding protein, whose amino-acid sequence MITINGLHKKFDKLEVLKGIDLNVEQGQVVVLIGPSGSGKTTFLRCLNALEIPDQGKVSLSDVSLDFNGKINKQKLLQYRRQSGMVFQNYNLFPHKTALENVMEGPVIVKKEPKAKVAERAKILLEKVGLGDKFDYYPHQLSGGQQQRVGIARALAIEPKVMLFDEPTSALDPELVGEVLKVMKDLANEGMTMVVVTHEMRFAKEAADEVIFMDGGVIVERGKPFQIFDNPQEERTKRFLNMIQ is encoded by the coding sequence ATGATTACGATTAATGGACTTCATAAAAAGTTTGATAAATTGGAAGTCTTAAAAGGCATTGATTTAAACGTTGAACAAGGCCAGGTGGTTGTTTTAATCGGTCCTTCCGGTTCCGGAAAAACGACATTTCTCAGGTGCTTGAATGCACTTGAGATCCCGGATCAAGGCAAAGTCTCATTAAGCGATGTTTCCTTGGACTTTAACGGAAAGATCAATAAGCAGAAGCTTCTTCAATACCGCAGACAATCAGGGATGGTGTTCCAGAACTATAACCTCTTCCCACATAAGACAGCATTGGAAAATGTGATGGAAGGTCCGGTCATTGTCAAAAAAGAGCCGAAAGCGAAAGTAGCGGAACGGGCAAAAATCCTGCTGGAAAAGGTCGGACTTGGCGATAAATTCGATTATTACCCGCACCAGCTTTCCGGCGGACAGCAGCAGCGCGTCGGCATTGCAAGGGCATTGGCCATCGAACCGAAAGTCATGCTGTTTGACGAGCCCACATCCGCATTGGACCCGGAACTGGTAGGGGAAGTCCTTAAAGTGATGAAGGATTTAGCCAATGAAGGGATGACGATGGTTGTCGTCACCCACGAAATGCGATTCGCGAAAGAAGCAGCGGATGAAGTCATCTTCATGGATGGAGGCGTCATCGTAGAACGCGGCAAACCATTTCAAATCTTTGATAATCCCCAAGAAGAAAGAACAAAGCGATTTTTGAATATGATACAGTAG
- a CDS encoding alpha/beta-type small acid-soluble spore protein, translated as MQNQQRSNSSNQLVAPGSQAAIDQMKYEIASEFGVQLGPDATARANGSVGGEITKRLVQMAEQQLGGYQK; from the coding sequence ATGCAAAACCAACAAAGATCTAATTCTTCAAACCAATTAGTAGCTCCAGGGTCTCAAGCAGCTATCGATCAAATGAAGTATGAAATCGCTTCTGAATTCGGTGTTCAACTTGGACCAGACGCAACTGCACGTGCTAACGGCTCTGTAGGTGGAGAAATCACTAAGCGCCTAGTACAAATGGCTGAACAACAGCTTGGCGGATACCAAAAATAA
- a CDS encoding amino acid ABC transporter substrate-binding protein gives MKKLKMTLVLALSAMFILAGCGSSDTNKNESANKEDALYNKVKKDGVLTIGTEGTYAPFTFHDKSGKLTGFDVELAQEVAKRMGVKAEFKETQWDSMFAGLNSKRFDMIANEVGIREDRQKKYDFSDPYIKSAAVLVTAKDNNDVKSFEDMKGLKAAQSLTSNYKDIAAKNGAQIVGVEGMSQAVKLIEAGRVDVTVNDKLSILDYLNTQKDANIKIAAEAKDASASAFMFRKGNDKLVKEVNKALKDIKDDGTYLKISKKWFGEDVSK, from the coding sequence ATGAAGAAGCTTAAAATGACTTTGGTTCTTGCTCTAAGTGCCATGTTTATACTAGCCGGCTGTGGTTCATCTGATACAAATAAGAATGAATCAGCCAATAAAGAAGATGCCCTTTACAACAAAGTGAAGAAGGATGGAGTCCTTACGATCGGGACAGAAGGAACTTATGCGCCATTTACATTCCATGATAAATCAGGAAAGCTCACTGGCTTTGATGTAGAACTTGCACAAGAAGTGGCTAAACGCATGGGTGTTAAAGCTGAGTTCAAAGAAACACAATGGGATTCCATGTTTGCAGGCTTAAACTCTAAGCGTTTCGACATGATTGCCAATGAGGTTGGAATCAGGGAAGACCGCCAGAAAAAATATGATTTCTCTGATCCATACATCAAGTCAGCTGCCGTTCTTGTAACAGCAAAAGACAACAACGATGTAAAATCTTTTGAAGATATGAAAGGCCTTAAAGCTGCGCAATCCTTGACAAGCAACTATAAAGATATCGCTGCCAAAAATGGCGCACAGATTGTCGGAGTAGAGGGAATGAGCCAAGCGGTCAAATTGATTGAAGCTGGACGCGTAGATGTGACTGTAAACGATAAATTATCCATTCTTGACTACTTAAATACGCAAAAAGATGCCAACATTAAAATTGCTGCTGAAGCAAAAGATGCATCTGCAAGTGCATTCATGTTCCGCAAAGGAAATGATAAGCTGGTTAAAGAAGTGAATAAAGCATTGAAAGATATTAAAGATGATGGTACGTACTTGAAAATCTCTAAAAAATGGTTTGGCGAAGATGTATCTAAATAA
- a CDS encoding NAD(P)-dependent oxidoreductase, producing the protein MRLGFFGSTGRVGNVVLQNALQDGWNIKALVRNPEEYKEDSSLIKVIKGNALEEDSVFETIRDTDAVFSALGTDGNTTLSESIPLIIKGMQNYGVKRIVTIGTAGILQSRAEAGLYRFQSSESKRKLTRAAEEHLKVYSQLKETDLSWTILCPTYLPDGERIGKYRTEQDYLPIDGKMISVYDTGDYAYSLLQTGEYPCARVGICY; encoded by the coding sequence ATGAGACTTGGATTTTTCGGAAGCACAGGAAGAGTGGGGAATGTCGTTCTGCAAAACGCTTTACAGGATGGCTGGAACATCAAGGCCCTAGTGAGAAATCCTGAAGAATATAAGGAGGATTCTTCCTTGATAAAAGTGATAAAGGGAAATGCTTTGGAAGAGGATTCTGTCTTTGAAACTATCAGGGATACGGACGCAGTCTTCAGTGCACTTGGAACAGATGGAAACACTACATTGTCGGAATCCATTCCATTGATTATCAAAGGGATGCAGAACTATGGAGTAAAAAGAATCGTCACCATTGGGACAGCCGGAATCCTTCAGTCACGAGCCGAGGCTGGACTCTATCGATTCCAATCATCAGAATCCAAACGGAAGCTGACGAGGGCTGCTGAGGAGCATTTAAAAGTATATTCGCAGCTAAAGGAAACAGACCTTTCGTGGACCATCCTTTGCCCTACGTATTTGCCTGATGGCGAAAGGATCGGAAAATATCGGACAGAACAGGATTACTTGCCGATCGATGGCAAGATGATTTCTGTATATGATACCGGGGATTACGCCTACTCACTTCTGCAAACTGGTGAATATCCATGTGCAAGGGTAGGCATTTGCTATTAA
- the fumC gene encoding class II fumarate hydratase, with protein sequence MEYRIEKDTIGEIKVPADKEWGAQTQRSKQNFKIGIEKMPIEVTYAFAQLKKAAAHVNNGLGKLSGEKRDAISAACDEILTGSLDEQFPLVVWQTGSGTQSNMNVNEVVARRANQKLQESGFDQSVHPNDDVNMSQSSNDTFPTAMHIAAYHEMRERLFPALKQLRETLANKEKEFMNIIKIGRTHLQDATPVTLGQEISGWRAMLDKSGKMIEEAMDHLLDLAIGGTAVGTGINADPSFGEKVAAQLKDQTGYSFRSSDNKFHALTSHDEIVHVHGGLKALAADLMKIANDVRWLASGPRSGIGELTIPANEPGSSIMPGKVNPTQSEALTMVAVQVFGNDAAIGFAASQGNFELNVFKPVIIYNFLQSVRLLADSMKSFDENCAKGIEANEEVIKEFVDKSLMLVTALNPHIGYENAASIAKSAFNKGITLKEAAIESGLVTEEQYNEWIDPKKMVNL encoded by the coding sequence ATGGAATATCGTATTGAAAAGGATACAATAGGCGAAATCAAAGTTCCTGCCGATAAGGAGTGGGGTGCCCAGACACAGCGGAGCAAGCAGAATTTTAAAATCGGCATCGAGAAAATGCCGATCGAAGTGACGTACGCTTTTGCCCAGCTGAAAAAAGCAGCAGCCCATGTCAATAATGGATTGGGGAAGCTCTCTGGGGAAAAGAGAGATGCCATTTCTGCTGCTTGTGATGAAATTCTTACAGGCAGTCTGGATGAACAGTTTCCACTGGTTGTCTGGCAGACGGGAAGCGGAACTCAATCGAATATGAACGTCAATGAAGTGGTCGCAAGAAGGGCCAATCAAAAACTTCAGGAATCAGGATTCGATCAATCTGTCCATCCGAATGATGATGTAAATATGTCTCAAAGCTCCAATGATACATTTCCGACAGCTATGCATATCGCAGCCTATCATGAAATGAGAGAAAGGCTTTTTCCTGCTTTGAAGCAGCTTAGAGAAACGCTTGCCAATAAAGAAAAAGAATTTATGAATATCATCAAAATTGGACGCACACATCTGCAGGATGCCACTCCGGTTACACTTGGACAGGAAATCAGCGGATGGAGGGCCATGCTCGATAAAAGCGGAAAGATGATTGAGGAAGCAATGGACCATCTCCTTGATTTAGCGATTGGCGGGACGGCAGTCGGAACTGGAATCAATGCCGATCCTTCCTTTGGTGAAAAAGTTGCTGCTCAGTTGAAGGATCAAACAGGCTATTCGTTCCGTTCTTCAGACAATAAATTTCACGCATTGACAAGTCATGATGAAATCGTCCATGTTCATGGTGGTCTGAAGGCGCTGGCTGCAGATTTAATGAAAATTGCCAATGATGTGCGCTGGCTTGCGAGCGGCCCGAGGAGCGGGATTGGGGAATTGACTATTCCGGCAAATGAACCTGGAAGCTCCATCATGCCTGGTAAAGTGAACCCGACCCAAAGCGAAGCATTGACCATGGTTGCTGTACAGGTCTTCGGGAATGATGCGGCCATTGGATTTGCAGCAAGCCAAGGCAACTTTGAATTAAATGTGTTCAAACCGGTCATCATCTACAATTTCCTGCAGAGTGTCAGGCTGCTGGCTGACAGTATGAAATCCTTTGATGAAAATTGTGCAAAGGGCATTGAAGCAAATGAAGAGGTAATCAAGGAATTTGTAGATAAATCCCTTATGCTTGTAACCGCATTGAATCCGCATATCGGCTATGAAAATGCAGCTTCGATTGCAAAGTCTGCTTTCAATAAAGGAATTACACTGAAAGAGGCAGCCATTGAAAGCGGGCTCGTGACCGAAGAACAATATAATGAGTGGATCGATCCGAAAAAAATGGTCAATTTGTGA
- a CDS encoding ABC transporter ATP-binding protein yields the protein MFSVLGKLSWFFKENWKRYMVAVILLIIVGVMDVIPPKLVGMAIDDIHMGSLTVQGILKYIGILGAIAVTSYMITYYWQYLLFGGAFLIERKLRSNLMGHFLKMTPTFYEKNRTGDLMARATNDLKAVSVTTGFGILTLVDSSIFMLTILCTMGIFISWKLTIASILPLPIMALLMKVYGARIHKRFMSAQDAFGDLNDKVLESIAGVRVIRAYVQERADEKRFQEMTEDVFKKNIAVAKIDSLFDPTIKTLVGISYMIGLGYGAYMVFHQVLTLGNLVSFNVYLGMLIWPMFAIGELINVMQRGNASLDRVQETLNYQEDVKNPNKPIHIHEPESIEFNEVSFQYPSSNVSNLSNIKLALRQGETLGVVGKTGSGKTTLIKQLLREYPAGTGALNITDVPIEQQTKEQVRSWIGYVPQDHVLFSRSVKENILFGNPDATDEDLEKAIDLASFRKDLAMLPEKLETLVGEKGVALSGGQKQRISIARALIKDPEILILDDSLSAVDAKTETNIIQNIRKERSGKTTIITTHRLSAVQHADWIVVLDDGRIIEEGNHSDLIENGGWYYEQFIRQQIEETVLEEVQA from the coding sequence ATGTTCAGTGTCTTAGGTAAATTAAGCTGGTTTTTTAAAGAGAATTGGAAAAGATACATGGTTGCAGTTATCTTATTAATTATTGTGGGAGTCATGGATGTCATCCCGCCAAAATTAGTGGGGATGGCGATTGATGATATTCATATGGGCAGTTTAACTGTTCAGGGAATCTTAAAATATATCGGGATTTTGGGGGCAATTGCCGTCACGTCCTATATGATCACTTATTATTGGCAGTATTTGCTTTTCGGAGGAGCCTTCCTTATTGAAAGAAAGCTTCGTTCCAATCTCATGGGTCACTTTCTAAAAATGACGCCGACTTTTTACGAGAAGAATAGAACAGGGGATTTGATGGCAAGGGCGACAAACGATCTAAAGGCTGTCTCCGTGACAACTGGATTTGGGATCCTGACTTTAGTGGACTCCAGCATCTTCATGCTTACCATCCTCTGTACCATGGGGATTTTCATCAGTTGGAAATTGACGATTGCATCCATTCTTCCTCTTCCGATCATGGCGCTGTTAATGAAAGTATATGGGGCAAGGATCCATAAACGTTTCATGAGTGCCCAGGATGCTTTCGGAGACTTGAATGATAAAGTGCTTGAATCGATTGCCGGTGTACGCGTCATTCGGGCTTATGTGCAAGAAAGGGCGGACGAGAAAAGATTCCAAGAGATGACAGAAGACGTCTTTAAGAAAAATATTGCTGTCGCGAAAATCGATTCCTTATTTGATCCGACGATTAAAACACTTGTCGGCATCAGCTATATGATCGGTCTTGGCTATGGAGCCTATATGGTGTTTCACCAGGTCTTGACTCTCGGGAATCTAGTCTCGTTCAACGTCTACTTGGGAATGCTGATCTGGCCGATGTTTGCAATCGGGGAACTGATCAACGTCATGCAGCGAGGAAACGCTTCATTGGATCGCGTCCAGGAGACATTGAATTATCAGGAAGATGTAAAAAATCCTAATAAGCCGATCCATATTCATGAGCCAGAGTCAATTGAGTTTAATGAAGTTTCATTCCAATATCCTTCATCTAATGTATCCAATCTTTCCAATATCAAATTGGCATTGAGACAGGGTGAGACATTGGGTGTTGTAGGGAAGACAGGCAGCGGCAAGACAACATTGATTAAACAGCTGTTAAGAGAGTACCCAGCAGGAACAGGTGCCTTGAATATCACAGATGTACCAATCGAACAACAGACAAAAGAGCAAGTAAGGAGCTGGATCGGCTACGTGCCGCAGGACCATGTTCTTTTCTCAAGGTCTGTCAAAGAAAATATTTTGTTTGGGAATCCAGATGCCACAGATGAGGATCTTGAAAAGGCGATAGATCTAGCATCATTCCGAAAAGATCTTGCGATGCTCCCTGAAAAGCTTGAAACACTTGTAGGGGAAAAAGGGGTCGCATTATCCGGAGGGCAGAAACAGAGGATTTCCATTGCAAGGGCTTTGATCAAAGATCCAGAAATCCTTATTTTGGATGATTCGCTTTCTGCAGTCGATGCCAAGACAGAAACGAACATCATACAAAATATCCGAAAAGAGCGGAGCGGAAAAACGACGATTATCACGACTCATAGATTATCAGCGGTTCAGCATGCAGACTGGATTGTGGTCCTTGATGACGGAAGGATCATTGAAGAAGGAAATCATTCGGACCTGATTGAAAATGGCGGATGGTATTATGAACAATTCATCCGTCAGCAGATTGAAGAAACAGTATTAGAGGAGGTGCAGGCATGA
- a CDS encoding ABC transporter permease subunit (The N-terminal region of this protein, as described by TIGR01726, is a three transmembrane segment that identifies a subfamily of ABC transporter permease subunits, which specificities that include histidine, arginine, glutamine, glutamate, L-cystine (sic), the opines (in Agrobacterium) octopine and nopaline, etc.), whose translation MYLNNIFPSADRLHDMIQIAQSSLAPMVQGALYYTIPLTILSFIFGMILAILAALARLSKIGILRGIARFYVSAIRGTPLLVQLFIIFYGLPSLNIEIDPFPSAVLGFSLNVGAYASEIVRAAILSIPKGQWEAGASIGMTNNQVLKRIILPQAARVSIPPLSNTFISLIKDTSLASLILVTELFRKAQEITAMNYEFLLLYSEAALLYWVMCFILSIIQGRIEARLDRYVAK comes from the coding sequence ATGTATCTAAATAATATTTTTCCTTCGGCAGACCGTCTTCACGACATGATTCAAATTGCACAAAGCTCCCTAGCTCCCATGGTTCAGGGAGCTTTGTATTATACGATCCCATTAACCATTCTTTCTTTCATATTCGGTATGATACTTGCAATATTGGCAGCACTCGCACGCTTATCCAAGATCGGGATCCTCAGGGGGATTGCCCGGTTCTATGTTTCTGCCATCAGGGGAACTCCTCTTTTGGTGCAATTATTTATCATTTTTTACGGATTGCCTTCATTGAATATTGAAATCGATCCATTTCCATCCGCTGTCCTTGGATTTTCATTGAACGTAGGCGCCTATGCATCAGAAATAGTGCGGGCAGCCATATTATCCATTCCAAAAGGACAATGGGAAGCAGGCGCATCCATCGGGATGACAAACAACCAAGTGTTGAAGCGCATCATCCTTCCTCAAGCAGCAAGGGTTTCAATTCCGCCGTTATCCAATACGTTTATCAGCTTGATTAAGGATACGTCCCTTGCTTCATTGATACTGGTAACAGAATTGTTTAGAAAAGCGCAGGAAATCACTGCGATGAACTATGAATTCCTGCTCCTCTATTCAGAAGCGGCTCTCCTCTATTGGGTCATGTGTTTCATCCTGTCAATCATTCAGGGGCGCATTGAGGCAAGACTTGACCGTTATGTAGCGAAATAA
- a CDS encoding MFS transporter — MKNLKEIFKNKIFAKLFFANFTSQMGSVIGVTAFMFYLLDRFSDQPIYASITELMYSLPTLAIFLVVGVVADRFDRQKIAYYCDAICVVLSAALIFAIWYGWMPLIFAALFLRSAVQKFFFPAESGIMQGILKKEDYAVSAGLNQMVMSIFMLFGNGLGILAYWLGGIYGALIIDGITFAISALLIKSCTISTEARLPNGKHRMKDLNIKFVMKDFKEGMFYIIKNKLLISLIVGFFVFGVVNGGFSVMPVFILKYKLAPDSYEQLSIILGAAFGIGALIGGVVASTVVQKVKFHHLIVFGIIIAGAFTVLSSFAPNTWSFMALVFLSSFGIPFANIGIGGWMPSIIDPKMMGRVQGWIGPLMMLSQSATLGFIAVSFPKVLTVEMLYWIVGGCMMAVGVFYAIILPKYIKGEKEVTGKAAAVSS, encoded by the coding sequence ATGAAAAACCTGAAAGAAATTTTTAAGAATAAAATATTTGCAAAACTATTTTTTGCCAATTTCACATCACAGATGGGCAGTGTAATCGGGGTCACTGCTTTCATGTTCTATCTTTTAGACAGATTTTCCGATCAGCCAATCTATGCATCCATCACAGAATTGATGTACTCCCTTCCGACACTCGCAATCTTTCTTGTGGTCGGTGTGGTGGCAGATCGATTTGACCGGCAAAAGATAGCCTATTATTGTGATGCCATTTGTGTGGTCCTTTCCGCCGCACTAATTTTTGCCATATGGTATGGCTGGATGCCATTAATTTTTGCCGCACTCTTTTTGCGCAGTGCTGTACAGAAGTTTTTCTTTCCGGCAGAATCCGGAATCATGCAAGGCATATTGAAAAAAGAAGACTACGCTGTTTCAGCGGGACTTAACCAAATGGTGATGAGTATTTTCATGCTGTTTGGGAATGGGCTTGGAATCCTTGCCTATTGGCTCGGTGGCATATATGGGGCACTGATCATCGATGGCATCACCTTTGCCATCAGCGCCTTATTGATTAAGTCTTGTACGATCTCCACAGAAGCAAGGCTCCCAAATGGAAAACATCGAATGAAGGATTTAAATATCAAGTTTGTCATGAAGGATTTCAAAGAAGGCATGTTCTATATCATAAAAAATAAGCTATTGATATCGCTTATTGTCGGATTCTTTGTCTTTGGAGTAGTCAATGGAGGCTTCTCTGTCATGCCGGTATTCATTCTCAAATATAAACTGGCGCCTGATTCGTACGAACAGTTATCCATCATTTTGGGGGCTGCGTTCGGCATCGGGGCATTAATAGGCGGGGTAGTGGCATCAACTGTGGTACAGAAGGTCAAATTCCATCATTTAATTGTGTTTGGTATCATCATAGCAGGTGCATTTACTGTACTTTCTTCTTTTGCACCGAATACATGGAGCTTCATGGCCTTAGTTTTTCTATCCTCATTTGGAATTCCATTTGCCAATATTGGCATCGGGGGATGGATGCCAAGCATCATCGATCCAAAAATGATGGGGAGGGTCCAGGGATGGATCGGTCCGTTGATGATGCTGTCCCAATCTGCCACACTCGGTTTCATTGCTGTCAGTTTTCCGAAGGTTCTTACCGTGGAGATGCTTTATTGGATTGTAGGAGGATGCATGATGGCAGTCGGTGTATTTTATGCCATCATCCTCCCGAAATATATTAAGGGGGAAAAAGAGGTCACAGGAAAAGCAGCCGCTGTTTCCTCATGA
- a CDS encoding ABC transporter ATP-binding protein, giving the protein MSLGKRLVQYALLYKGIIIAALLMLSVSVGAELAGPFIAKRMIDHHILGIESKWYETEKSSESVLYKGHYYKRGDYLSPGEKKGNEVHVFQAGKDFVFVPKAVDMDGDKKYKNGYLTIEKGNIVKRFKADKLTMDQLLNFYNPEVPKLMKLFGIYLGLLLFASIFQYGQHYYLQTAANRVIQRMRMDIFRHIQRLPISYFDNLPAGKVVARITNDTEAIRELYVNVLANFFTSGIYIIGIYIALFILDVKLALICLILVPVLLIWIFFYRKYASKYNHVIRSKISEINAIINESIQGMNIIQAFRREEKSKQEFDELNETHFSYQNKMLSLNALTSHNLVGVLRNITFVAFIWYFGKGSIGVGSFVTLGVLYAFVDYINRLFQPVQGIVNQLANLEQALVAGERVFKLIDEDGVPVSDDKIKRYKGDVKFEHVYFGYKDGAHVLKDISFEAKQGETVALVGHTGSGKSSIINLLFRFYDPNEGKITIDGQNTVDIPHQTIREHMGIVLQDPYLFTGTLASNVSLDDPRISRDIVEKALKDVGAETVFKNLENGYDEPVIEKGSTLSSGQRQLISFARALAFNPAILILDEATSSIDTETESIIQNAMEVLKKGRTTFIIAHRLSTIKNADQILVLDRGRIVERGNHEELMNLKGRYYQMYELQQGKKEQAS; this is encoded by the coding sequence ATGAGTTTAGGGAAAAGGCTTGTACAGTATGCCTTACTATATAAAGGCATCATCATTGCAGCTCTGCTCATGCTTTCTGTATCCGTTGGGGCAGAGCTTGCAGGCCCATTCATTGCCAAGCGCATGATCGATCATCACATATTGGGAATCGAATCGAAGTGGTATGAAACGGAAAAAAGCAGTGAGAGCGTCCTTTATAAAGGACATTATTATAAAAGGGGAGACTATTTAAGCCCCGGAGAAAAAAAGGGAAATGAAGTCCACGTCTTCCAGGCAGGGAAAGATTTTGTATTTGTTCCTAAAGCCGTAGACATGGATGGGGACAAAAAATACAAAAATGGCTATTTGACCATCGAAAAAGGGAATATCGTTAAAAGATTCAAGGCAGATAAGCTGACTATGGATCAATTATTGAATTTCTATAATCCTGAAGTGCCTAAATTAATGAAATTATTTGGAATCTACCTGGGCCTACTTCTTTTTGCGTCCATCTTTCAGTATGGACAGCATTATTATTTGCAGACGGCAGCCAATCGGGTCATCCAAAGAATGCGAATGGATATTTTCAGGCATATTCAAAGACTGCCAATCAGCTACTTTGACAACCTCCCTGCAGGTAAGGTGGTGGCCAGGATCACAAATGATACAGAGGCGATCAGGGAACTTTATGTAAATGTTCTGGCCAATTTCTTCACGAGCGGAATCTACATCATCGGGATTTATATTGCCTTATTCATCCTTGATGTAAAGCTGGCACTCATTTGTTTGATTTTGGTTCCAGTCCTATTGATATGGATCTTTTTCTATCGCAAATACGCTTCTAAATACAACCATGTCATCAGAAGCAAGATCAGCGAGATCAATGCAATAATCAATGAATCGATCCAAGGGATGAACATCATCCAAGCGTTCAGAAGGGAAGAAAAATCAAAGCAGGAATTCGATGAATTGAATGAAACCCACTTTTCTTATCAAAACAAAATGCTCAGCCTCAATGCCCTGACATCACATAACCTTGTCGGTGTATTGCGCAATATTACGTTTGTGGCTTTCATTTGGTATTTTGGAAAAGGCTCCATCGGTGTGGGATCTTTTGTGACCCTCGGTGTACTTTATGCATTTGTCGATTACATCAACCGCCTTTTCCAGCCAGTGCAGGGGATTGTCAACCAATTGGCGAATCTCGAGCAGGCATTGGTGGCCGGCGAGCGGGTTTTCAAATTAATTGATGAAGACGGAGTTCCTGTCAGCGACGATAAAATAAAAAGGTATAAAGGCGATGTTAAATTTGAACATGTGTATTTCGGATATAAAGACGGCGCACATGTCCTAAAAGATATTTCATTTGAAGCAAAGCAAGGTGAAACAGTGGCATTAGTGGGACACACCGGCTCAGGAAAAAGTTCGATCATCAACCTTCTGTTCCGTTTCTATGATCCGAATGAAGGAAAGATTACGATTGACGGACAAAATACGGTGGATATTCCCCATCAGACCATCCGGGAGCACATGGGAATCGTCCTCCAGGATCCATATCTGTTCACTGGCACACTTGCATCCAATGTCAGCCTCGATGATCCACGGATCTCCAGGGATATCGTCGAGAAAGCATTGAAAGATGTCGGTGCAGAGACCGTATTTAAAAACCTGGAAAACGGCTATGATGAGCCAGTGATTGAAAAGGGAAGCACACTGTCTTCCGGTCAGCGGCAGCTGATCTCATTTGCCCGTGCCCTGGCTTTTAATCCTGCGATTCTGATTTTGGATGAAGCCACCTCAAGCATTGATACCGAAACAGAGTCCATCATCCAAAACGCGATGGAAGTCCTGAAAAAAGGAAGGACCACATTCATCATTGCCCACAGGCTATCAACCATCAAAAATGCCGACCAGATCCTGGTGCTCGACAGAGGAAGAATCGTCGAACGAGGAAACCATGAAGAACTCATGAATCTTAAAGGCAGATACTATCAGATGTATGAATTACAGCAGGGAAAGAAAGAACAAGCAAGTTAA